A stretch of the Candidatus Paceibacterota bacterium genome encodes the following:
- a CDS encoding exopolysaccharide biosynthesis polyprenyl glycosylphosphotransferase, with protein MARLQKPKIFLILAGDAALFYICLYLSLFLRHQKFVDGKMWYFHQFPFLTVHMLWIVVFYIAGLYELKNFYSIKKTGELVLKTMAAAVTLAVFVFYLIPYTNIEPKTTLLIDATLLLVLLTAWRHLFWLISGKTEKTRVLFLGESKEIRYIAKILDTNPYLGYESAGVMAEVEGNLTEIAKNKNADIIAASRQIMGNAATAKKLYETVLAGISVMDFENFYESLVERIPVYLISEEWFLKNLFEINKKIYKKIKRAFDLVLALILCAPTIILFPFLAVLIRMWSKGPVFYRQKRVGKDGKIFELIKLRTMVDKAEKNGAVWTKQEDPRITGIGNFLRKTRLDELPQLINVIRGEMSFIGPRPERPEFVKDLEKEVPHYAMRHIVKPGLSGWAQIKFPYGASVEDAMEKLQYDLYYIKNRSLILDIAITAKTISVVLGSKGR; from the coding sequence ATGGCTCGCCTGCAAAAACCAAAAATTTTTCTCATTCTCGCCGGTGACGCGGCGTTATTTTATATTTGCCTATACCTCTCCCTCTTTCTAAGACATCAAAAATTTGTGGACGGGAAGATGTGGTATTTCCATCAGTTTCCTTTTTTGACAGTACACATGCTGTGGATTGTCGTATTCTACATCGCCGGACTTTACGAACTTAAAAATTTTTATTCAATCAAAAAAACGGGGGAATTGGTTTTGAAAACAATGGCTGCCGCCGTCACTTTGGCGGTGTTCGTTTTTTATCTCATACCCTACACGAACATAGAGCCGAAGACGACATTATTGATAGACGCAACATTGCTTTTGGTTCTTTTAACCGCATGGAGGCACCTTTTTTGGCTGATATCCGGCAAAACAGAGAAAACGCGCGTGCTGTTTTTGGGAGAATCAAAAGAAATCAGATACATAGCTAAAATTCTGGACACAAATCCCTATCTTGGCTACGAATCAGCCGGAGTAATGGCAGAGGTCGAAGGAAACTTGACCGAAATAGCGAAAAACAAAAACGCGGATATAATCGCCGCGTCCCGCCAAATAATGGGAAATGCCGCAACGGCAAAAAAACTATACGAAACGGTTCTTGCCGGAATAAGCGTAATGGACTTTGAAAATTTTTATGAGTCTCTTGTTGAAAGAATTCCGGTCTACCTGATAAGCGAAGAATGGTTTTTAAAAAATCTTTTTGAAATAAATAAAAAAATTTACAAAAAAATAAAAAGGGCTTTTGACTTGGTTCTCGCTCTGATTTTATGCGCCCCGACAATTATCTTATTTCCTTTTTTGGCTGTTCTTATAAGAATGTGGAGCAAGGGTCCTGTTTTTTACAGGCAAAAAAGAGTCGGTAAAGACGGAAAAATTTTTGAGCTTATAAAACTCAGGACAATGGTAGACAAGGCGGAAAAAAACGGCGCGGTTTGGACCAAACAAGAAGACCCGAGAATAACAGGGATCGGAAATTTTTTAAGGAAAACCAGGCTGGACGAACTGCCTCAATTAATAAACGTGATAAGGGGCGAGATGTCTTTCATCGGGCCGAGGCCGGAACGTCCGGAATTCGTAAAAGACCTGGAAAAAGAAGTGCCGCATTACGCGATGCGGCATATTGTAAAACCCGGACTTTCCGGGTGGGCTCAAATAAAATTTCCTTACGGGGCTTCCGTTGAAGACGCAATGGAAAAACTTCAGTACGATTTATATTATATCAAAAACCGCTCGCTGATTTTGGATATCGCGATTACGGCTAAGACAATTTCCGTGGTGCTCGGAAGCAAAGGAAGATAA
- the murB gene encoding UDP-N-acetylmuramate dehydrogenase, with product MFNIQKNILLAPYTTFRIGGPAKYFAEAESVEEIEKLCEWAKNQPTGELPIFVLGGGSNVLVSDKGFCGLVIKIKSSEIKILDSEIYADAGASLTKVVIESAKAGLSGFEWGIGIPGTIGGAVCGNAGAFGKATSDAVKTIKALDLKNGKVLYFSKNECDFCYRDSMFKNNSDFFILGAIFSLKRKNKDSIDKDMKQYVKERSEAHVKGCSAGCFFKNVEWKRKDLDKDKIFQKFPELKKYSEMPKIPAGFLIDSVGLKGKKIGGAKIAEEHANFIVNEENATADEVMMLAGMVKDRISSKYGFSLEEETVLVGFD from the coding sequence ATGTTTAATATTCAAAAAAATATTTTACTCGCGCCGTATACCACTTTTAGAATAGGCGGTCCGGCGAAGTATTTTGCCGAAGCCGAAAGCGTTGAAGAGATAGAAAAACTTTGCGAGTGGGCAAAGAATCAGCCGACCGGGGAGTTGCCGATTTTCGTTTTGGGCGGAGGCTCCAACGTCTTGGTTTCTGATAAAGGGTTTTGCGGTCTCGTTATAAAAATAAAAAGTTCTGAAATAAAAATTTTAGATTCGGAAATTTACGCTGATGCCGGAGCATCGCTTACTAAAGTTGTCATTGAATCCGCCAAAGCCGGCTTAAGCGGGTTTGAATGGGGAATCGGAATACCCGGAACAATCGGCGGAGCCGTGTGCGGAAACGCCGGCGCTTTTGGAAAAGCGACTTCGGACGCGGTGAAGACAATAAAGGCGCTTGATTTGAAAAACGGAAAAGTTTTGTACTTTTCAAAAAACGAATGCGATTTTTGTTATCGCGATTCAATGTTTAAAAACAATTCGGATTTTTTCATCCTCGGCGCAATATTTTCACTTAAAAGAAAAAACAAAGATTCGATAGACAAAGACATGAAGCAGTACGTAAAAGAAAGATCGGAGGCTCATGTTAAAGGTTGTTCCGCTGGATGTTTTTTTAAAAATGTGGAATGGAAAAGAAAGGATTTGGACAAGGATAAAATTTTTCAAAAATTTCCGGAACTTAAAAAATATTCGGAAATGCCGAAAATCCCAGCCGGTTTTCTTATAGATTCCGTGGGGCTAAAAGGAAAAAAAATTGGCGGAGCGAAAATAGCCGAAGAACACGCCAATTTTATCGTCAATGAAGAAAATGCGACCGCCGACGAAGTGATGATGCTCGCGGGAATGGTAAAAGACAGGATTTCCTCCAAGTACGGTTTTTCTCTTGAAGAAGAGACGGTTCTGGTGGGCTTTGATTGA
- a CDS encoding nitroreductase family protein, which produces MDILSFIKSRRSVRIFEEKIPDKEAVEKIIEAASFAPSACNEQGWHFIVIDDTQKKQQIIDMGGSANIKNSPLGILVLYDSRTKNSEYADNVQSAAAATQNMLLMAHDLGLGACWTCHLPPKRQLKKIFHIPSHLEPVAYVLLGYKKTEPIDVPRKWKNEEIISYNIFASKKPQEKNSKIKTFLLKLLLKIYFLIPVFVKKKWLNKFVDKNFVKKFEN; this is translated from the coding sequence ATGGATATCCTGTCTTTTATCAAAAGCAGAAGAAGCGTAAGAATTTTCGAAGAAAAAATACCGGACAAAGAGGCTGTAGAAAAAATAATTGAAGCAGCCTCTTTTGCTCCTTCAGCCTGCAACGAACAAGGCTGGCATTTTATTGTCATAGACGATACGCAAAAGAAACAGCAAATAATCGACATGGGCGGTTCCGCGAACATAAAAAATTCGCCGTTGGGAATTTTGGTTTTATACGACAGCCGGACAAAAAATTCTGAATACGCCGACAACGTCCAAAGCGCGGCGGCCGCGACGCAAAACATGCTTCTTATGGCTCACGATTTAGGACTTGGCGCCTGCTGGACTTGCCACCTGCCGCCCAAACGCCAGCTTAAAAAAATATTTCATATTCCTTCGCATCTTGAACCCGTAGCTTACGTTCTTCTCGGTTATAAAAAAACCGAGCCTATTGATGTCCCGAGAAAATGGAAAAACGAAGAAATAATAAGCTACAATATTTTTGCCTCAAAAAAACCGCAAGAAAAAAATTCCAAGATAAAAACATTTCTGCTGAAGTTACTTTTAAAAATATATTTTTTAATACCGGTTTTTGTAAAGAAAAAATGGCTGAACAAATTTGTTGACAAAAATTTCGTAAAGAAATTTGAAAATTAA
- a CDS encoding peptidoglycan-binding domain-containing protein, giving the protein MVLKNESSDSSQTVTVTPSSSACSFGGGGGGGGGGGGSGSSGYGYTAPATPSTVSSQTTQTQTQTQASTQAQTTESAAVTQTSTISSAVSPVFTSGLSKGTTNADVKRLQQLLNSDSDTKIAESGAGSPGNESEYFGSLTEKAVQKFQVKYNLAKSGDAGYGYVGPKTRAKLQEVFSATQ; this is encoded by the coding sequence TTGGTTCTTAAAAACGAATCCTCCGATTCATCTCAGACGGTTACGGTAACTCCTTCTTCCAGCGCTTGCAGTTTTGGCGGCGGAGGAGGAGGCGGCGGAGGCGGAGGTGGTAGCGGCAGCAGCGGATATGGTTATACCGCTCCTGCTACACCTTCAACCGTTTCGTCTCAAACAACACAAACACAAACTCAAACACAGGCGTCTACTCAAGCTCAAACAACGGAATCTGCCGCAGTCACACAAACTTCAACAATTTCTTCCGCTGTTTCTCCTGTTTTCACATCGGGGCTTTCCAAAGGAACAACCAATGCCGATGTCAAACGCTTGCAACAGCTTTTGAACTCTGATTCTGACACTAAAATCGCGGAATCGGGCGCCGGCTCTCCTGGAAACGAATCCGAATATTTCGGTTCTTTAACTGAAAAAGCGGTGCAAAAATTCCAGGTAAAATACAATCTGGCAAAATCCGGTGACGCGGGGTATGGATATGTGGGCCCAAAAACAAGAGCGAAATTGCAGGAAGTATTCAGCGCCACGCAGTAA
- a CDS encoding ferredoxin: MVKITQKHNDCIGCGVCVAACSDFWEMGDNNKAKLKNGILNSQTGNYELETSEPSCNKDAADMCPVKIIEIS, translated from the coding sequence ATGGTTAAAATTACGCAAAAACATAATGATTGCATCGGCTGCGGAGTTTGTGTCGCCGCTTGTTCCGATTTTTGGGAAATGGGGGACAACAATAAAGCAAAACTCAAAAATGGAATTCTAAACAGCCAGACGGGAAATTACGAACTGGAGACAAGCGAGCCGTCGTGCAACAAAGACGCGGCCGATATGTGTCCGGTAAAAATCATAGAGATATCTTAA
- a CDS encoding radical SAM protein, whose translation MSKLKTLLINPPLSLEDRYGKQLKHFGALSEPMGLAYIAASLQSYKYPVKILDCPAMGITLEQLAEHIKECDFDIVGITMLTPMYSKVKKTAETIKKIRPKTKIIVGGAHATALPEETLKDIPEIDFACVGEGEKTILDFVRFLEGEKNVEEVDGLFYRKDGIISRNKPREFEANIDNFPPPSRDLLPIEKYKLTASRVMKGSFAPTLIVARGCPFNCLYCSHPFGRTYRRHSVQRVIEEMESLMEKYDIREFNIEADSLAVDRNFVLSLCEEMIKKGISKKIRWTCENRMDLIDEELLKKMKEAGCWQISYGVESGVQRLLNLINKGETLEQMEKAFRLTKKIGITIRGFFMLGLPTETREESMKTIKFAKKIDPLWAQFTITIPYPGTPLFEMLKKEGKIKSFNWDNYNTWGGWAEKTLPFVAEGRTEKELKLLQKKALISFYMRPKVFFRFIKTINSLESFKKYSRGFFTLLKTSLK comes from the coding sequence ATGAGTAAATTAAAAACCTTACTGATAAATCCGCCGCTTTCTCTTGAGGACAGGTACGGCAAACAACTCAAGCATTTTGGCGCTTTGAGCGAACCGATGGGATTGGCTTACATAGCGGCAAGCCTTCAGTCTTATAAATACCCGGTAAAAATATTGGATTGCCCCGCCATGGGAATTACTTTGGAGCAGCTGGCCGAACATATAAAAGAGTGCGATTTTGACATCGTCGGCATCACAATGCTTACGCCGATGTATTCCAAGGTGAAAAAAACCGCCGAGACAATAAAAAAAATCCGCCCGAAAACAAAAATAATTGTCGGAGGGGCGCATGCCACGGCCCTTCCTGAAGAAACCTTAAAAGATATTCCGGAAATCGATTTCGCCTGCGTCGGAGAAGGAGAAAAAACAATTTTAGATTTCGTCCGGTTCCTTGAAGGAGAAAAAAACGTTGAAGAAGTAGACGGATTATTTTACAGAAAAGACGGAATAATCAGCCGTAACAAACCCAGAGAATTTGAAGCAAATATCGACAATTTTCCTCCTCCAAGCCGGGATCTTTTGCCCATTGAAAAATACAAGCTTACGGCTTCACGCGTAATGAAAGGCTCTTTTGCCCCGACGCTGATAGTCGCCAGAGGATGCCCTTTCAATTGCCTTTATTGTTCTCATCCCTTCGGAAGAACTTATCGCCGCCATTCGGTGCAAAGAGTGATAGAGGAAATGGAATCGCTTATGGAAAAATACGACATAAGAGAATTCAATATAGAAGCCGACAGTTTGGCGGTAGACAGAAATTTTGTTTTATCCTTGTGCGAAGAAATGATAAAAAAAGGGATAAGCAAAAAAATAAGATGGACATGCGAAAACCGCATGGATTTGATAGACGAAGAGCTGCTAAAAAAAATGAAAGAGGCCGGGTGCTGGCAGATAAGCTACGGAGTTGAAAGCGGGGTGCAAAGGCTTTTAAACTTAATCAACAAGGGTGAAACCTTGGAACAAATGGAAAAAGCTTTCCGCCTTACAAAAAAAATTGGCATAACCATAAGAGGGTTTTTTATGCTGGGTTTGCCGACCGAAACGCGAGAAGAAAGCATGAAAACAATAAAATTCGCGAAAAAAATTGACCCTTTATGGGCGCAATTTACGATAACAATCCCTTATCCGGGAACGCCTCTTTTTGAAATGCTCAAAAAAGAAGGAAAAATAAAATCTTTTAATTGGGACAATTACAATACATGGGGCGGATGGGCTGAAAAAACGCTGCCTTTCGTGGCGGAAGGAAGGACCGAAAAAGAGTTAAAACTACTGCAAAAGAAAGCGCTTATATCTTTCTACATGAGGCCGAAGGTATTTTTCAGATTTATTAAAACAATAAATTCCCTGGAGAGCTTCAAGAAATACAGTCGGGGATTTTTTACACTTCTAAAAACTTCTTTAAAATAA
- a CDS encoding methyltransferase domain-containing protein has protein sequence MKNNFTIDEVRKFWDGVGDEYDEINGRIGKTHHQRFREASKYLNSLAGQKILNVWSRTGEAIPYIRQICPDAEIFNLEVSNEFIKKAKEKFPKENFEETNLDKFPFEKDSFDYVISLETLEHAPLPLEFLKECRRTLKPEGILIMSLPPKTAELPLRLYELFFKNHGEGPHNFLSSKTVKKMIRDAGMELITHRGTLLVPAGPEWLKNFGEKIIEKCQNTPLKEMGIRQFYISKKTNE, from the coding sequence ATGAAAAACAATTTTACCATAGATGAAGTCCGAAAATTTTGGGACGGCGTCGGAGACGAATACGACGAAATAAACGGGCGGATCGGGAAAACACATCATCAAAGATTCAGAGAAGCTTCAAAATATTTAAACAGTTTAGCCGGACAAAAAATTTTAAACGTCTGGTCGCGCACAGGAGAAGCGATTCCTTATATAAGGCAGATCTGCCCCGACGCGGAAATATTCAATTTGGAAGTATCAAATGAATTCATCAAAAAAGCGAAAGAGAAATTTCCAAAAGAAAATTTTGAAGAAACCAATTTGGACAAATTCCCTTTTGAAAAAGATTCTTTCGATTATGTGATATCTCTTGAAACGCTGGAACACGCGCCCTTGCCTTTAGAATTTTTGAAAGAATGCCGCCGTACGCTAAAACCCGAAGGAATATTGATAATGAGCCTGCCTCCCAAAACCGCGGAACTGCCTTTGAGGTTGTATGAATTATTCTTTAAAAATCACGGAGAAGGACCGCACAATTTTTTATCGTCAAAAACAGTGAAAAAGATGATTAGAGACGCGGGAATGGAATTGATAACGCACAGGGGAACTCTTCTTGTCCCGGCAGGTCCCGAATGGCTCAAAAATTTTGGAGAAAAAATAATTGAAAAATGCCAAAACACACCCTTAAAAGAGATGGGCATAAGGCAATTTTACATATCAAAAAAAACAAATGAGTAA
- a CDS encoding O-antigen ligase family protein, with the protein MSAKNIRYVSNVIKAGLLVLPVISLIVPGSLFFPFITGKNFFFRALVEILFFLWVLIAVFDKQYRPKKTPLFYALGATLFILVLATIFGENPYRSFWSNYERMEGLVAHFHLFAYFLILTSVFKSKKDWKIFFASNLVVSFILSIYGFFQLAGKTEIHQGGVRLDATLGNATYLAILMVFNFFIAALFFRWFKNVWVRVLLSILMASQLVIVFFTATRGAILGLLGGLILLGILLVLSSKDKKIRYLAFSILVLAVVAVSAFMFARNTSFVQNNQTLSRFANLSFSDTTTVSRLTIWKMSLRGFSEHPVLGWGPENFNIVFNKYFEPKLWRQEPWFDRAHNVFFDWLISAGSLGFLAYLSIFISAIFMLWKSMKRGELSSFETSAIIALFAAYGFHNLFVFDNLTSYFMFFSVLGFVNYSYSFSKNKEENPNDSVKKQELKTISGGSEGLKLTAISFAFLAVLLSLYFVTLKPFLACRSLLGALQTASSSQDPAETLEVFEKVFSYKTFGTGEGREQLVAYTNAVFESSAFSDQQKSDLSKKTISEIEKQIVDNPKDLRSTVMLSSLYLRAGRIDDALKMANKALELSPKKQQLYFAKADVYLTLGQNDKALEILKSAYDLAHGNPDSIRNLAIVYLLDGQHEETEKLLLNEYKTLAIADKSLLNAFAKTGHFDRVRDIWLEFIRQEPTNAQYHISLAATYLQLGDRVKTIEELQKAIELNPEFKEQGEYFINEIKEGRNP; encoded by the coding sequence ATGTCTGCAAAAAACATAAGGTATGTATCAAATGTCATAAAAGCCGGGCTTTTGGTTTTGCCTGTTATCTCTTTGATTGTTCCCGGTTCGCTTTTCTTTCCTTTTATAACAGGGAAGAATTTCTTTTTCAGAGCGCTTGTGGAAATTTTGTTTTTTCTTTGGGTTTTAATCGCGGTCTTTGATAAGCAGTATCGCCCGAAAAAAACGCCCTTGTTCTACGCTCTTGGAGCTACTCTTTTTATTTTGGTTTTAGCGACTATTTTTGGCGAAAACCCCTACAGAAGTTTTTGGTCAAATTACGAAAGAATGGAGGGGCTTGTCGCCCACTTTCACCTTTTTGCTTATTTTTTGATTTTGACCAGTGTTTTTAAATCCAAGAAAGATTGGAAAATTTTCTTTGCTTCCAACCTGGTCGTTAGCTTTATACTTTCCATTTATGGATTTTTTCAGCTCGCCGGCAAAACGGAAATTCATCAAGGCGGAGTCCGGCTTGATGCCACACTGGGAAACGCCACTTATCTTGCCATATTGATGGTTTTTAATTTTTTTATAGCGGCTTTGTTTTTCCGTTGGTTTAAAAATGTATGGGTCCGTGTTCTACTCTCCATTTTAATGGCAAGCCAGCTGGTTATTGTATTCTTTACCGCTACCAGGGGCGCCATCTTGGGTCTTTTGGGCGGATTGATTCTTCTGGGGATTCTGTTGGTCCTGTCTTCCAAGGATAAAAAAATTCGTTATCTGGCTTTTTCTATTCTTGTCCTTGCGGTTGTCGCGGTTTCCGCGTTTATGTTCGCAAGGAACACTTCTTTTGTCCAAAACAACCAAACTCTTTCAAGGTTCGCCAATCTTTCTTTTTCCGACACGACCACGGTTTCCCGCCTTACCATTTGGAAGATGTCCCTTAGGGGATTTTCCGAGCATCCGGTTTTGGGCTGGGGTCCGGAAAATTTCAATATCGTTTTCAATAAATATTTTGAGCCTAAGCTTTGGCGACAGGAACCTTGGTTTGACCGCGCGCATAACGTATTCTTTGACTGGCTCATAAGCGCTGGCTCTTTGGGTTTTTTGGCTTACCTGAGTATTTTTATTTCAGCGATTTTCATGCTTTGGAAGAGTATGAAAAGAGGCGAACTAAGCTCGTTTGAGACATCGGCGATAATCGCTCTTTTTGCGGCGTACGGATTCCACAATTTGTTTGTTTTCGATAACCTTACTTCTTATTTTATGTTTTTTTCGGTTTTGGGTTTTGTGAATTATTCGTATTCATTTTCTAAAAATAAAGAAGAAAACCCAAACGACTCAGTTAAAAAACAAGAACTAAAAACTATTTCCGGGGGATCGGAGGGGCTGAAGCTTACCGCGATTTCTTTCGCGTTTCTTGCGGTTTTGCTGTCTTTGTACTTTGTCACACTAAAGCCGTTTTTGGCATGCAGGTCTCTTTTGGGAGCTTTGCAGACAGCTTCGTCCAGCCAGGACCCGGCGGAAACTTTGGAAGTATTTGAAAAAGTTTTTTCATACAAAACTTTTGGAACAGGAGAAGGACGCGAACAGCTTGTCGCTTACACAAACGCGGTGTTTGAATCTTCCGCATTTTCTGACCAGCAAAAAAGCGACCTTTCAAAAAAAACAATCTCCGAGATTGAAAAGCAAATTGTCGATAATCCGAAAGACCTCCGTTCCACTGTAATGCTTTCGTCTTTGTATTTAAGAGCGGGCAGAATTGACGATGCTCTCAAGATGGCGAACAAGGCGCTGGAACTTTCTCCAAAAAAACAGCAGCTTTATTTTGCCAAGGCGGATGTTTATTTGACTCTGGGGCAAAATGATAAGGCATTGGAAATTTTAAAAAGTGCTTATGATTTAGCTCATGGCAACCCTGATTCAATTAGAAATTTGGCTATTGTTTATTTGTTGGATGGTCAACACGAAGAGACTGAAAAACTTCTATTGAATGAATATAAAACTTTGGCAATTGCCGATAAATCTTTGCTCAATGCTTTTGCGAAAACAGGACATTTTGATCGCGTAAGAGATATTTGGCTGGAGTTTATCAGACAAGAGCCGACGAATGCTCAGTATCATATAAGCCTAGCCGCGACTTATTTACAGCTTGGCGATAGGGTAAAAACAATAGAAGAGCTTCAAAAAGCCATTGAATTAAATCCGGAATTCAAAGAACAAGGAGAATATTTTATAAACGAGATAAAAGAGGGAAGGAATCCTTAA
- a CDS encoding glycosyltransferase family 2 protein: MEPFSVIIPAYNEEKAVRKTVSGLKTYLETNFFDKYEIIVVNDGSTDATAKELEGMDGIKVITHPKNKGYGASIKEGVENSKYEWIIWFDGDGQHQNEYIPSLLEKRKTADMVLGERKGYKGPLIRQPGKKILKWTAEFLTGQKIPDINSGFRIFRKEHFNRFKHLLPDGFSTSTTLTMCFLTEGLFVAYVPIEIKKREGKSTVSMKHGTQTFLLILRMIMLFNPLKIFLPPSVLTLVFGIIFGVDGIIRYGSFPTSAVVIIIAGMLLFFNGLLADQIAVLRRERK; encoded by the coding sequence ATGGAACCATTCTCTGTAATAATTCCCGCTTACAACGAAGAAAAGGCAGTGAGAAAAACAGTCTCCGGGCTTAAAACATATCTTGAGACGAATTTTTTCGATAAATATGAAATTATTGTCGTAAACGACGGGTCAACCGACGCGACCGCGAAAGAGCTAGAGGGGATGGACGGAATAAAAGTAATAACCCACCCGAAAAATAAGGGCTACGGCGCCTCCATAAAAGAAGGCGTGGAAAATTCCAAATATGAATGGATTATCTGGTTTGACGGAGACGGCCAGCATCAAAATGAATATATTCCGTCTCTTTTGGAAAAACGAAAAACAGCCGACATGGTTTTGGGAGAAAGAAAAGGATACAAGGGTCCGTTGATCCGCCAGCCCGGTAAAAAAATTCTGAAGTGGACCGCGGAATTTTTAACAGGGCAAAAAATTCCCGACATAAATTCCGGTTTCAGAATTTTTAGAAAAGAACATTTCAACCGTTTCAAACATCTGCTTCCGGACGGTTTTTCAACGTCAACAACTTTGACAATGTGTTTTCTTACCGAAGGCCTTTTCGTCGCTTATGTGCCGATCGAAATAAAAAAGAGAGAGGGAAAAAGCACGGTTTCAATGAAACACGGAACTCAGACTTTTCTTCTTATTTTAAGAATGATAATGCTTTTTAATCCCTTGAAAATATTCCTGCCGCCAAGCGTTTTAACCCTGGTTTTTGGAATAATTTTCGGCGTTGACGGAATAATAAGGTACGGCAGTTTCCCCACTTCCGCGGTCGTAATAATAATCGCCGGCATGCTGCTTTTTTTTAACGGGCTTCTTGCAGACCAAATCGCAGTGCTAAGAAGAGAAAGAAAATAA